In Puntigrus tetrazona isolate hp1 chromosome 23, ASM1883169v1, whole genome shotgun sequence, the DNA window TCACCCCTCTGTGTAAGGCTGTTCTTCCTCTCCTGTCTCTCATATCAGGGCAAGCTCCTCTCTCCAGCAGCAGATGCACACAGTCAGTGTGTCCCCCCAGCACTGCCAGCATTAGTGGAGTTCTatcagaagagagaaacagtgAGAATATATGTAGTTTAGTTTTGATTAGTTTCAATTGAGCATTGTTtgggaacattttaataacatcatTACAATTTTCTGAGGATCTCTTCTCTAAAACAGTGCTATGCATggcttattttttgtttttgagtattTGAAAGTGATTTACATGTGAATTACACATTTTGacccaaaaatattttgtaaatatttagcaAGATGCATTATCTgtcacatgaaaaataaaaataaaaataaaaaaaattaaaaataattaaaaaaacaagagagCCATCAGCTCCTACATACTGTCCCTCTGCATCTGTAACATTAACAAGGTCGGCTCCCCCCTCGCTACAAAGCAGCATCCGCAGACATTCTGAGTGGCCATTGGCAGCTGTCATCGAAAAACACAACAACTCGTCAAAATCTCACAGTAAGATAAGATTCACAAGCCAGTTTACACATGTGCTCTCTGTACCTGCAACATGAAGAGGACCCCATTTGCTGCGGTGCTCTGCGAGCAGGCAAGACGCTGATTGGCAGAGCAGCAGCTCCACGCAGCGAGCATGTCCTCTTTGAGAGGCTACATACAGCACAGAGCGCCCCACCGGGTCACAGGCATCCACATACACTCCAGACTCAATTAACACAGTAACACATTCCCAGTGACCCGACTCCACCTGACAACAAAAGGAGAgtgaaatttattatttattagctcAAAGAATATCTGATCTATATTGACATTTTGTACATACCGCCAAGTGTAGCGGGCTGACCGACCCGTTGCTCTCCTTTTCTCCTAGTGTGTTGAAGCACATCTCCAAAAGCTACAAAATCAAGAATGTATGAGGTGTTTTGCTGTAAGACGAAATCACAGTGGATGATGTTAGAGTGAAAGGTCAGTCTCACCAGCTCCAGGTTTTGTTTGTTGCCGTGGGCGCGGCATAATGCACAGCACTGTATCCTTTAGTGTTGCACAGAGATGGATCAGCGCCATTATCCAACAAATGCTCCACACACCtaaaaagcatcaaaacaatTTTCTTCTTTCACTAACCTTCAGAAATTTAGGGTATATGTAAATTTTAGCTTAAAGCAAAAATCGGTTTTCTTTGCTTAAAgcattacatttgtttaaaacaataattgtgAAAAGCATCAGACAGAATCTTTGTAAAAACAtcaatgttttcattatacagtatatctaaagatgcatccttgctaaaatAAACCTATTGTTTcttaatttgttattttctaTTTGTCTTTCTTAACTACTTTGCTCACCCCGAGGGGGACCGTTAAAACACTGTGCAATATTAttcattgtttgtattttgtgttcttgcactgattatgtctttgcactagtttgcacaccgctcccctgctgtttgcactagtctgcacacgcgttgcactttatgtggctaagacactgtcttagctcagtatgcgagttcttttgtattgtgtattttgttgtaagtgtgacttcatgcagcaccaggtcctggagaaacgttgtctcatttcactatgtactgcacagctatatgtagttgaaatgacaataaaaagccacttgacttgcaGTACCTTAATAGACCACTAGGGGTCTGCATATAACAAGCACTAAACTGAGACAGATCACATTTTCTGCACCAACGATTCCCTTGCAGATGGTCATACGACACATAACataagtgtaaaatatatacaaaatgtaataataaagtaagtcacgtggaaaaaaaaaaaaaaaaaaaaaaaattaattaattaaaacaacttaCAGGAAGGATTCTTTCTCCCCATCCTCCTGGTTCTGATGGGTGCTGGCATGGGGTCGGTCCGTTCTTAGGAAGACAGCAAAAATCAGTAAAGCTATATACACCATGcactattatatttaatagatgCAATAGGATGTGTGGGAGTGCAGGAGCGCATTTCACCTGCAGAACGCAGATCGATGCAGCTGAATAGTGTAAAGGTGTACAGCCAGAGCGGTCACGCTCGTTGACCCCGGCCCCTGCTCCAATCAGAACCACTACACACTGATACCTCCCGTTAGCAGCCGCATAGTGCAAAGGAGTCCTGGTGGAGAGACGTAAGTTCAAATACTTAAAGGTCAAGCATACTTCATtccaaaataagaaataaaaataagaaattgcaCCCAATACACTGAAAGCAGAAACATTTAGTCAAAATAACTTTGTTGACTAAATTAAAGTCAATACAAAACTGCatatttaagtaattattattaaaggtgATAAAATATTGCAGAGCATCAATACTTGGCATAAGGAATATTTACATCATGCACACTTCAGAAACTTGTACCTTCCAAACTTGTCCTTCTTATTCATGTCAGCTCCACTGCTTAAGAGCAGGTTGAGACATTCAACATTTCTGAATGATGAGAATAAAGAATATGCATAAAtactttaaacatattttgcaaTTAACATTCAGATGCTGGTTTTTGAGTCAGATCAGCAAAATGACCTTGGTTGGCATTTGTGcataaaatgttgttatatgGGACACCTGACAAAGTGGGCCAGTGGCTTTTTAAATAGCCCATTCTAAGTAGAGCTACAGTCTCACCCTCCAGAGGCAGCAGCGTGTAGACAGGTCCTCCCGAAGTTGTCTGGGGTATTGATGTCAAATCCGGCAGAGAGCACGTGTTCTTTACTCATTGACAACACAATGCTGTAGAGCTGACCTGCAAAAAAAGTCAATGCAGTGCTAGTTAGAGGAATGCACTGTCACTTTGGCTGGAAGTAAAGCGGTTAAGTGATTTAACACTTCAGTCCGTTACTAATGAAGTAGTATGGGATTTGACATTTTGTGTGAAGTAACATGCACGTAAATATGACAACTGTTTAGTACCATTTTATTACTTTCACAGCACTTCCCTAAGGGTCAAggatatatacaaatatagtcTAGGGTCAAAACCATTTTCATTTGGCCCCTTGCTGTGATTGGTCGCTGTATATGGAGGAATTGTGCGTACCTGAGGAAAGTAGCTTACGACAACAGTCAGAGGACCCGTAAAGCACAGCTAAGTGTAGAGGAAACATCCCATGAATCCCTTTGTCTGTACAAAGAGGACAAATAAGCAAATTATTTCATTACACATGCCACAAGCAGATAACATGCAAATGGCGAGGAGATTAAAATCAGTTTCCTTGTAAATGCAAATTCCTTTTGCATTTACATGGAAGAGGGgtagacttttttttgtgtcagaAATACAGGGAGAAATGAGATGCACATGAAACAAATACACCTAATTATATTATGTGACGGTGTCTGctattaacagatttttttttcatgaaaaagcaatgaaaacatattacatactgtatattcagatttttgttgtaGTGTTAATGTagtcttgcattttttttaaagctattttgCTCTTTCTTGCCATTTATTAAGCCAGTAACATGCTTTAGCCCAGTCTtaataatgttaactaaaactaaatcattTGTAAATTGTGCACTTTTTGTTAATCACAATAAGGCTAACATATAAATATCACGAAAAACTGAAATGCAGTCTTGACAACTGAACAAGTTAAAGTACTCTCGAAATTGTACCGAGTATGATAAAGACATTACGCAATTGTTCTATTGTGAAAGATGACTTTACTCCACTCActacaaagcaaaaaacaaaaactcaataAACACGTATGTACCTGGCTGTGTCAGCACCGTTTGTCATTAAGGTGCTGATAAGCAGCTTCGTGGTCCGTACTTAGCAGCAACATGAAGAGGAGTATTGCCATATCTGTCCACACAATCTATCTCCCCACCTGAGGAGACAACAACTGGTGGTCAAATACTACAAAAGGTACTGGAAATTAAGTGGAAAAGGAAAAGTAACTAACCATTTTGAATGAGGATCTGAGAGCGAGTGAAACGTCCATGAATGGCTGCCATGTGCAAAGGGCTTTTCCCTTCTTTACTCTGTTCaaaggaaaagaagaaataagcatctaaaaatattgagaaagtaAGCATACAAAAACGCAAGTCAAACGCATTTAGATCATCCAATCAGAGCCATGTCTTAATAAGCCATCCAGACCTGCATGTTGACATCAGCACCGTTGTTGACCAGCAGCTCCAGACAGAGAGCCCCATTAGTGGACACGGCAGCCAGGTGCAGGGGCGTGTAGCCGCGGTGGTTGGGCTGGTTGACGTTGGCCCCACGGTTGACCAGCTCGTTGGCTACGGCCTCCTGTCCCGTGTAGCAGGCCACATGGAGAGCAGTGTTTCCAAAGGCATTAGGCTCATCAATCTGAGAAACATTGCATGGAATAAAATATCCTGTAAACCAAAGATCAaccatctttctttttcagaaaatagacaaaaatagCGATGACCCATTCTGCACTACAGATTTTTTGCCACCATCTAGCTAGTATAAAATTGTGGGTCATGACAATGTTAATtgacaaatcatttaaatacaattttttaattttttccccatcGACTGACAGCATGCATATAATgcgcacaacacacacaaaattatcACTCAAGCAGACCAAAACCAGGTACTTACGGTGTACTTTTTGGCCTAAAAtttgtttaatcaaaatttGTTCTGATTTAATGcgtaaaaaaacacattgcgTTACAATCAACATTTATCTGGGTTAGAAAGGGCCACGTTGTCCAAAATGCATCATGCTAGAATATGGCTGACATCACGTTTCTGATGCTTTATTCTAATCCATCAAAGACaaattgttaaaatgatttaggAACCAAACACTTAATCAAAACATGTGAAAAAGCTCAACGTCGAGCCCTGGTGCTGACCTCGGCTCCATTGCGTAACAGGTACTTGACCACATCGACGTGGCCACTGGCAGCAGCAGCGTGGAGAGGGGTGTATCCTCGCTTATCCTTACAGCTCTTATCCGAGCCCTGAGACACCAGCAGCTTAACCACCTCCAGATGTcctgaaagaaacaaacaggtaaGTATTACTGCTATTTCCAGGAATCACCACTAAGTAGCTAAAGATGATGAAACCAATCAATTGCTATTTAGCTACAGAAAACACCTACAACACTTCAGAAAGATACGAGTATACACTTACCAAGGTAAGCTGCCCAATGAATGGGCTGCCTGTCCTTCTTGTCACTGGCACTCAGATTGGCTCCCTTGTTCAGCAGCAATTTAACCATCTAGTTGGCAGCAAAAGCACAAAGTCACATTGTATCTGTTTATTAAAACCATCTGTGCATTAGAGGCACCCATGAGAACCCAACAAAAGAAAGTCACAGTTTTAACCTATACAGGCAGAGATGTAAAATCAAACTAAGGAAATTAAAAAGGACTGGTATTTCAGTACAAAGTTAATagcttttttattgcaataatattttttttgtggcgCATAAAAGCACTTAAAGCATGAACCTGgcatcacaaataaataacaacaacattacTACATTACCTACAAAACTATTTTATCTACAGTGCAGCCtaatgtaaaatacacaaaataaatgagtCATATTCCAATCATGGAAGACtgagtaaattaaatttttaatgcttaatatattccatattcaaaataaacaaatattaccaAAACATTAATGCGACTGTGCACAAAATGGACTTTAACTCAAAGacaatctaaaatattaatatatttaaaaaatacaaatatgatcaaatatttaattactgtgACTCCCAAACTCCCTACACAGATATTATGAACTATttaaattgaatacattttaagattttaattcTAATGTCATCTATttacttttgacattttgaaaactTTACAAACAGTTCCAAACAGTGACTGAAAGCAGCAAAGGTTATATCACACATCCAAATGAAAGTATCTGTACTCGCTCTAATGGCAATTTGCACTTTCGCAATCTTGTGGAGAGCTAAAACAAAGACGCTGAGGGCTGAAGCGGCCCACCCTGATGTTTAATTCACCCGAGTGCATTAGATGAGTAATTCCACCCTACCTCCTGGTATCCACTCTGAGCAGCGTGATGCAGGGGCGCTCT includes these proteins:
- the ankrd52a gene encoding LOW QUALITY PROTEIN: serine/threonine-protein phosphatase 6 regulatory ankyrin repeat subunit C (The sequence of the model RefSeq protein was modified relative to this genomic sequence to represent the inferred CDS: inserted 3 bases in 3 codons; deleted 4 bases in 2 codons); this encodes MGVLNISDQPPLVQAIFNRNVDEVKLFLHKKDEVNALDQERRTPLHAAAWLGDVHIMELLISAGANVNAKDHVWLTPLHRAAASRNERAVGLLLXKGADVTARDKFWQTPLHIAAANRATRCVETLLPHVTSLNMADRTGRAPLHHAAQSGYQEMVKLLLNKGANLSASDKKDRQPIHWAAYLGHLEVVKLLVSQGSDKSCKDKRGYTPLHAAAASGHVDVVKYLLRNGAEIDEPNAFGNTALHVACYTGQEAVANELVNRGANVNQPNHRGYTPLHLAAVSTNGALCLELLVNNGADVNMQSKEGKSPLHMAAIHGRFTRSQILIQNGGEIDCVDRYGNTPLHVAAKYGTKLLISTLMTNGADTARYIHKGIHGMFPLHLAVLYGSSDCCRKLLSSGQLYSIVLSMSKEHVLSAGFDINTPDNFGRTCLHAAASGGNVECLNLLLSSGADMNKKDKFGRTPLHYAAANGRYQCVVVLIGAGAGVNERDRSGCTPLHYSAASTVFLRTDRPHASTHQNQEDGEKESFLCVEHLLDNGADPSLCNTKGYSAVHYAXAHGNKQNLELLLEMCFNTLGEKESNGSVSPLHLAVESGHWECVTVLIESGVYVDACDPVGRSVLYVASQRGHARCVELLLCQSASCLLAEHRSKWGPLHVAAANGHSECLRMLLCSEGGADLVNVTDAEGQTPLMLAVLGGHTDCVHLLLERGACPDMRDRRGRTALHRGAVMGREDCITALLSHNISVLSRDFQGRTAVHLAASCGHADILSNLLSAADHSHPHDPITDRHGYTPAHWAAYHGHEDCLDVLLELKPCSIQXGNPFTPLHCALINGHSGSAELLLESSVCNSLVNIRDAKGRTPLHAAAVAEDVAGLQLVLRHGADINAVDHSGRSALMVAADNGQSGAVALLLLHRAKADLSLLDVNKNTALHLACSKAHEMCAMLILKEIHNPILINATNSMLQMPLHIAARNGLATVVQALLNRGATVLAVDEEGHTPALACASNKAVADCLALILSTMKPSSSTPSSSSPSSPSLNLLKHCGITAACPPLPNGGLRHGYGKDRHGATIGLDGYLTE